The following proteins are co-located in the Chryseobacterium daecheongense genome:
- a CDS encoding FKBP-type peptidyl-prolyl cis-trans isomerase, whose protein sequence is MGVADMLFKRKKELAEKNLNEGKAFMEENAKKDGVVTLPSGLQYEIITEGNGAQPKAKDTVKCHYHGTTIKGEVFDSSVKRGTPASFPLNRVISGWTEALQLMPVGSKWRLFLPPNLAYGEEQISKEIGPNSTLIFEVELLGIK, encoded by the coding sequence ATGGGAGTAGCAGATATGTTATTTAAACGCAAAAAAGAACTGGCAGAAAAAAATCTTAATGAGGGAAAAGCCTTCATGGAAGAAAATGCCAAAAAGGATGGTGTTGTAACGTTGCCAAGCGGATTGCAGTATGAGATCATTACAGAAGGTAATGGAGCTCAGCCTAAAGCAAAAGATACGGTAAAATGTCACTACCACGGAACCACAATCAAAGGAGAGGTTTTTGATAGCTCTGTAAAAAGAGGAACTCCGGCGTCATTTCCTTTGAACAGAGTAATATCCGGATGGACAGAAGCTCTTCAGCTAATGCCAGTAGGAAGTAAATGGAGATTATTCCTTCCTCCTAACCTGGCTTATGGTGAGGAACAGATCAGCAAAGAAATTGGCCCGAACAGTACCCTTATTTTTGAAGTTGAACTATTGGGAATTAAATAA
- a CDS encoding Rrf2 family transcriptional regulator gives MNNTRFATAVHIMTLLADSPEEWLTSEWMAGSININPVVVRKELGVLRNAGLVASRQGKEGGSQLSRNASEIRISDIYSAVKNTEVLGKKNLNPNPACNVGKEINNHLNTLFSETEKLVIQFLGDKTLQEFCDQFN, from the coding sequence ATGAACAATACAAGATTTGCTACGGCAGTACATATTATGACCTTATTGGCAGATAGTCCGGAGGAGTGGTTAACTTCTGAGTGGATGGCTGGGAGTATCAATATTAATCCTGTTGTTGTTCGTAAGGAGTTAGGGGTTTTAAGAAACGCTGGTCTGGTTGCAAGCAGACAAGGTAAAGAAGGAGGAAGCCAGCTTTCAAGGAATGCGAGCGAAATCCGTATTTCTGATATCTACTCAGCAGTAAAAAACACTGAAGTTCTGGGTAAAAAAAATCTAAATCCTAATCCGGCTTGTAATGTTGGAAAAGAGATTAATAATCATTTAAACACATTATTCAGCGAAACAGAAAAGTTAGTGATTCAGTTTTTAGGGGATAAAACATTACAGGAGTTTTGTGATCAATTCAATTAA
- a CDS encoding catalase: MPSPILYNKKFNELTEEEKELLTINKKSISDFVEQSSIISDVDYATRNAHATTYAVLKGEFKVNTNLPDNLQPFFDKEKYDLIIRFSNAHLKITKSKKEIPAYGFSVKIKDETGDVLANYPLVNFPLFPVNSVSTFLKLFTSINQFFIKKWNHVFPLAYQIIKIIPSVFTFSFLKHLFRLISRRNNFFLSFDFHSIGAYRLGEYMIKIQLKPQSPEKNFGKKTGTREAIENYFSSNEYVADVLVQLCCDLKDQPINILNREWKNAPLIKIGEVLIKKDGILERSCEHELLSFNPFESKTIFQPVGKIQKLRDEAYKVSVQTRRKINKLLHG, from the coding sequence ATGCCAAGCCCAATATTATATAATAAGAAATTCAATGAACTGACGGAGGAGGAAAAAGAACTTCTTACGATCAACAAAAAAAGTATTTCAGATTTTGTTGAACAGTCATCCATTATCAGCGATGTAGATTATGCGACGCGAAATGCTCATGCTACAACATATGCGGTTCTAAAGGGAGAGTTCAAAGTAAATACAAATCTACCCGATAATCTGCAACCCTTTTTTGATAAGGAAAAATATGATCTTATCATCAGGTTTTCCAATGCACATCTGAAAATTACAAAATCGAAAAAAGAAATACCAGCCTATGGTTTTTCAGTAAAAATAAAAGACGAAACCGGCGATGTTCTGGCCAATTATCCATTGGTTAATTTCCCTTTGTTCCCGGTTAACTCAGTAAGTACATTTTTGAAGCTTTTTACCTCAATAAACCAATTTTTTATAAAAAAATGGAACCATGTATTTCCTCTTGCTTACCAGATAATAAAAATAATCCCATCAGTATTCACCTTTTCATTTTTAAAGCATCTGTTCAGGTTGATCAGCCGGCGTAACAATTTCTTCCTTTCATTTGATTTTCACTCTATCGGAGCCTACCGATTAGGCGAATATATGATCAAAATACAGCTAAAACCTCAATCTCCGGAGAAGAATTTTGGAAAAAAAACAGGTACCCGTGAAGCTATTGAAAATTACTTTTCATCCAATGAGTATGTAGCGGATGTATTGGTTCAGCTGTGTTGTGATTTAAAGGATCAGCCCATTAATATTTTAAATCGTGAATGGAAGAATGCTCCCCTTATTAAAATAGGTGAAGTACTAATCAAAAAGGATGGTATACTGGAGCGATCGTGTGAACATGAACTCCTGTCTTTTAATCCTTTTGAAAGCAAGACTATTTTCCAGCCTGTTGGTAAAATCCAGAAACTCCGGGATGAAGCGTATAAGGTATCTGTACAGACCCGGCGTAAGATCAATAAACTGTTGCATGGATAG
- a CDS encoding NAD(P)H-binding protein — MKKVAVIGATGFVGSHVVKELENRGYEVEAIVRDASKVEQNDKVKAKSVDVNNVEQLAENLKGIDAVISTYNAGWTNPNLYNDFLTGSENIEKAVEKSGVKRLIVVGGAGSLYTPDHVQIVDTPDFPEAYKPGATAARDYLNKIKENNTLDWTFFSPAIEMNQANVGTRTGKYRTSLETPVLNEEGRSILSVEDVAVVLVDELEQNNHIRERFTAAY, encoded by the coding sequence ATGAAAAAAGTAGCAGTAATTGGTGCAACAGGATTTGTAGGTTCACATGTAGTGAAAGAATTGGAAAACAGAGGTTATGAAGTAGAGGCGATCGTAAGAGATGCTTCTAAAGTAGAGCAAAATGACAAAGTAAAGGCTAAAAGTGTTGATGTAAACAATGTAGAACAGCTAGCCGAAAATTTAAAGGGAATTGATGCTGTAATCAGTACTTATAACGCCGGATGGACAAATCCGAATCTATACAATGACTTTCTTACCGGTTCTGAAAACATTGAAAAAGCAGTTGAGAAATCAGGAGTAAAAAGACTTATAGTAGTAGGAGGTGCAGGAAGTCTTTATACACCGGATCATGTACAAATTGTAGACACGCCGGATTTTCCCGAAGCATATAAACCTGGAGCTACCGCTGCCAGAGATTATTTGAATAAGATCAAAGAAAATAATACGCTTGACTGGACCTTCTTTAGCCCTGCAATTGAAATGAACCAGGCTAACGTAGGAACAAGAACAGGAAAATACAGAACTTCTTTAGAAACTCCGGTATTGAATGAAGAGGGAAGAAGTATTCTGTCAGTAGAAGATGTAGCAGTTGTTCTGGTTGATGAATTGGAACAGAACAATCATATCCGTGAACGTTTTACAGCTGCTTACTAA
- a CDS encoding MBL fold metallo-hydrolase yields MMLRKKLLSLLAVLVFVGSAWAGNLKIKVYNPGAKAIFPITSTLVYGDKDAILIDAQFQKQYAEELVKEIKATGKNLKTVFISHSDPDFYFGLDVIKKAFPNVRIISTAQTAYLISASKDDKLAVWNPQLKADAPSEVYVPQAVDSIPDLEGNKIEIRQNPDDPAHSFLWIPSLKTIVGGISVSVDSHIWMADTQNNEAIDKWIAQIDAMKALQPQQVVPSHFAKLNLSPQSLDFVKKYLENYKKAVHENKSSDAVVKYMVNQYPDLPGKDELGMGVKVFLGEMNWDLKSPYPAIGRKIEVDFGKGKFVLDYKDNKTMSFSGTEAFKGISDTVEYTATEIAKNIFMVYWHEPKTGENVTHIQDYNKNIIYTNIAGKNGSFDHFKVPFKILK; encoded by the coding sequence ATGATGCTGAGAAAAAAATTATTATCATTACTCGCTGTCTTAGTTTTTGTAGGGAGTGCATGGGCTGGAAACCTGAAAATAAAAGTATATAATCCGGGGGCAAAAGCTATTTTTCCGATTACCTCTACTCTTGTATACGGAGATAAAGATGCCATACTGATTGATGCACAATTCCAAAAACAATATGCGGAAGAGTTGGTAAAGGAAATAAAGGCGACAGGCAAAAATCTGAAAACCGTTTTTATTTCGCACAGCGACCCTGACTTTTATTTTGGGCTTGATGTTATTAAAAAAGCATTTCCTAACGTAAGGATCATTTCCACAGCGCAGACAGCTTACCTTATTTCGGCTTCTAAAGATGATAAGCTGGCAGTATGGAATCCTCAGTTGAAAGCGGATGCTCCCTCAGAGGTTTATGTTCCTCAGGCTGTAGACTCAATTCCCGATTTGGAAGGAAATAAAATTGAGATCAGACAGAACCCTGACGATCCTGCCCATAGTTTTCTGTGGATTCCTTCGTTAAAAACAATTGTTGGAGGTATTTCCGTTTCTGTAGATTCTCATATCTGGATGGCAGATACTCAAAACAATGAAGCTATTGATAAATGGATTGCACAGATTGACGCAATGAAGGCTTTGCAACCACAACAAGTTGTTCCGTCTCATTTTGCGAAACTAAATTTGTCTCCACAATCTCTGGACTTTGTTAAAAAGTATTTAGAAAACTATAAAAAAGCCGTTCATGAGAACAAAAGTTCAGATGCTGTAGTGAAATATATGGTGAATCAATATCCGGATCTTCCTGGAAAAGATGAGTTGGGGATGGGCGTTAAGGTATTTTTAGGAGAGATGAACTGGGATCTGAAATCGCCATATCCGGCAATCGGAAGAAAGATTGAAGTGGATTTTGGAAAAGGAAAATTTGTATTGGATTATAAAGATAATAAAACGATGTCTTTTAGTGGTACAGAAGCTTTTAAAGGTATTTCAGATACTGTTGAGTATACGGCAACTGAGATTGCAAAAAATATATTCATGGTGTATTGGCATGAACCTAAAACCGGTGAAAATGTTACCCATATTCAGGATTATAATAAAAACATAATTTATACGAATATTGCTGGAAAAAACGGATCGTTCGATCATTTTAAAGTACCGTTTAAAATCTTGAAATAA
- a CDS encoding TerD family protein, with amino-acid sequence MAINLQKGQRINLTKENGTTLTQACVGINWGAIEKKSFFGGSKKEAVDLDASCILYDSNKNATEVIYFGNLKSKNGSVKHSGDDLTGDVDGDDGLDNEVITVDFNQLDPGVEHVALVLNSYRGQDFGTIPFASIRIYEGTPTNVKEVFAKYDIANDKSFSGHVAMVMGVFYRRNGEWKFNAIGDPTADRKLEQTIQTVQQKYL; translated from the coding sequence ATGGCTATTAACTTACAGAAAGGTCAAAGAATTAATCTTACCAAAGAAAACGGAACTACTCTTACGCAAGCCTGTGTGGGAATTAACTGGGGGGCGATTGAGAAAAAGAGCTTTTTCGGGGGAAGTAAAAAAGAAGCAGTAGACTTAGATGCGAGCTGTATTTTATATGATTCCAATAAAAATGCAACGGAAGTAATCTACTTCGGAAACCTAAAGTCTAAAAACGGATCTGTGAAGCACAGTGGGGATGATCTTACAGGAGATGTAGACGGAGATGACGGTTTGGATAATGAGGTTATTACGGTGGATTTCAATCAGCTGGATCCCGGTGTTGAGCATGTTGCTCTGGTTTTGAACAGCTACAGAGGTCAGGATTTCGGAACCATTCCGTTTGCGTCCATTCGTATTTATGAGGGAACACCGACTAATGTAAAAGAAGTTTTCGCTAAATATGATATTGCTAACGACAAATCATTCAGCGGGCATGTTGCGATGGTAATGGGAGTTTTTTACAGAAGAAACGGGGAATGGAAATTCAACGCAATCGGAGATCCTACCGCAGACAGAAAACTGGAGCAGACAATCCAGACCGTACAGCAAAAGTATTTATAA
- a CDS encoding TerC/Alx family metal homeostasis membrane protein: MLLLDLGVFNKKSHEVSSKEATIWSVVWISLSMIFSGVVYWVFNQADGHHLAVEKFTQYQAAYWIEKALSVDNLFVFILVFGFFKVPKYLHHKVLFWGIIGALIFRAIFIFAGVELINLTYLPEMHIFGEAVKINIVMALFGIFLIYAGIKSWGDGGDDEDEDFSNTAGAKLIKSFWKVADNYDGDKFFTVKNGIRMATPLLVVVGVIEFTDVLFAVDSIPAIFAISDDPFILYTSNIFAILGLRSLYFLLANFIHMFSKLPYGLAIILSFIGVKMLIAPWIHISSPISLGVVGGVLVISVILSIMFPEKEDEAKEKLEEK, from the coding sequence ATGTTGCTTCTCGATTTGGGAGTTTTCAACAAAAAAAGTCACGAGGTTTCATCTAAAGAAGCAACGATCTGGTCTGTAGTATGGATTTCATTGTCCATGATCTTTTCAGGAGTGGTATATTGGGTGTTCAATCAGGCTGATGGGCATCATCTTGCTGTAGAAAAGTTTACCCAGTACCAGGCTGCTTACTGGATAGAAAAAGCCCTTTCAGTGGATAACCTGTTTGTATTTATCCTTGTTTTCGGATTTTTTAAAGTTCCGAAATATTTACATCATAAAGTTTTGTTCTGGGGAATTATAGGCGCGTTGATTTTCAGGGCGATATTTATTTTTGCCGGAGTCGAACTGATCAATTTAACTTATTTACCTGAAATGCACATTTTTGGTGAAGCTGTTAAGATTAATATTGTAATGGCACTCTTTGGTATTTTCCTTATTTACGCTGGTATTAAATCCTGGGGTGACGGAGGCGATGATGAGGATGAAGATTTCAGTAATACTGCCGGGGCCAAGCTTATCAAGAGCTTCTGGAAAGTTGCCGATAACTATGATGGAGATAAGTTCTTTACCGTTAAAAACGGGATCAGAATGGCGACCCCACTTTTGGTTGTTGTAGGGGTAATAGAATTTACGGATGTTCTTTTCGCTGTAGACTCAATTCCTGCTATTTTTGCGATTTCAGATGATCCGTTCATTCTTTATACTTCGAATATTTTTGCAATTCTAGGACTTAGATCATTGTATTTCCTATTAGCGAATTTTATTCATATGTTCAGTAAATTACCTTACGGATTAGCTATCATCCTATCTTTCATTGGAGTTAAGATGTTAATTGCACCATGGATTCATATTTCATCACCAATCTCATTAGGGGTCGTGGGTGGAGTACTGGTGATTTCAGTTATTTTATCAATCATGTTCCCTGAAAAAGAGGACGAAGCAAAAGAAAAGCTTGAAGAAAAATAA